ATGTTCGGGGCCGAGGGCGCCTACCGTCGGGAGGCTCTCGCCCTGGTCGAGGGGTTCGTCACCGCCATCGGCGCCGCCCTGGAGACCGCCTGGTCCCGCGACCACCCCCGAGCCGCTACGCCCGGGTCACGGGCTGCTGCCGAGGCGGTGTTCGCCTCGGTGCACGTGGCGATCCTCACCGCGGCCCGCCCGGACCTCGTCACCGATCCGCTCGCCGACGACCTGGCCGCCCAGGTCGCCCTCATCGTGCGCGGCTACCTTGCCGCGCCCACCCCTGCTCGGAAGGGAGCAACGACATGACAGACATCAAGACCGTGACCGTGCTCGGGACCGGAGTCCTCGGCTCGCAGATCGCGTACGCCACCGCGTACGCCGGCTTCGACGTCGTCGCGTACGACATCGACGCGACCGCTCTGGACAAGGCGCGCGAGCGCTTCGACGTCCTCGTCGCGACGTACGAGGCGCAGGTCGAGGGCGCGACGGGCGGGAAAGCGAAGGACGGGCTCGCCCGGATCACGTACTCCGCGGACCTCGCGGAGGCCGTCAAGGACGCCGACCTCGTGATCGAGGCCGTGCCAGAGAGCCTCGAGATCAAGCGCGCCACCTGGCAGACGGTGGGGGAGTCCGCGCCGGAGCGCGCGATCTTCGCCACGAACTCCTCGACCCTGCTGCCGAGCGAGTTCATGGAGGCCACGGGCCGGCCCGACCGGTTCCTGGCGCTCCACTTCGCCAACCGCATCTGGGTCCAGAACACCGCCGAGGTGATGGGCACGGCCAAGACGGACCCGGCGGTCTACGAGACCGTCGTGGAGTTCGCCCGCTCGATCAACATGGTGCCGATCGAGGTCAAGAAGGAGCAGGCCGGCTACGTCCTCAACTCGCTCCTGGTCCCGTTGCTCAACGCGGCCTCCGCCCTGTGGGTCGAAGGCGTCGCCGACGTCGAGACCATCGACAAGACCTGGCGCATCGCGACCGGGGCACCGATGGGTCCGTTCC
Above is a genomic segment from Mumia sp. Pv4-285 containing:
- a CDS encoding 3-hydroxyacyl-CoA dehydrogenase, encoding MTDIKTVTVLGTGVLGSQIAYATAYAGFDVVAYDIDATALDKARERFDVLVATYEAQVEGATGGKAKDGLARITYSADLAEAVKDADLVIEAVPESLEIKRATWQTVGESAPERAIFATNSSTLLPSEFMEATGRPDRFLALHFANRIWVQNTAEVMGTAKTDPAVYETVVEFARSINMVPIEVKKEQAGYVLNSLLVPLLNAASALWVEGVADVETIDKTWRIATGAPMGPFQIFDVIGMVTPYNIARTSDEPSQQKFAEILKRDFIDQGKLGVASGEGFYSYPR